One Vanessa atalanta chromosome 20, ilVanAtal1.2, whole genome shotgun sequence genomic window carries:
- the LOC125071776 gene encoding NADH dehydrogenase [ubiquinone] 1 alpha subcomplex subunit 7-like: MGKVPFRDISPALQAFRNFLLGRKHTNALRFEPLLAARTQPPPEIPDGPSHKHAHNYYYTRDGRREVRPPMVITQQLLTDSSADQGTPKAAATVRPTPGKLYHWDKHYE; encoded by the exons atggGAAAGGTTCCATTCCGTGATATTTCTCCCGCCTTACAGGCTTTTAGAAATTTTCTTCTAGga AGAAAGCATACCAATGCATTAAGATTTGAACCGCTACTAGCAGCTAGGACTCAACCTCCTCCAGAAATTCCTGATGGACCATCCCACAA ACATgcccataattattattacactcgAGATGGAAGGAGAGAAGTCAGACCACCAATGGTTATCACACAACAACTGTTGACTGACAGCAGTGCTGATCAagg GACTCCAAAAGCAGCTGCAACTGTAAGACCAACGCCTGGAAAGTTGTATCACTGGGACAAACATTACGAATAG